The window AAGTGTGGTCATGGTGGGGTGGTTGCTTTTCCTACCAATATTAATGATTTTCTTTTACTTGTCAATATTGCATTTACAAACTGATATTTGGTGCCAAAAACATAAATTCCCAAAATCCCAAACATGGAAAATGCATCTAGCAAAGCACACAGGATTTATTTACTGCCCAATGAGGACTAAACATAGAAGAATGGAACAAGAAGTTCCACATCATCTCCTTAGGATATGGGAGGAGAGGCAGATTAGAACTACAGCTATAGCCTTACACTTTAGGCATAACTTGGAGCTTGCATGTTGGACGATAAAGCCTCCTAAATATTCCCAAGTTTAAGGAAATACAGAATAAATGAATAATATCGATAAAGATTAGGTGTCCAACAATGTTtttgtatttaaaaataaaataaaatatatgatcACACTGGTGGGATTCCATATTCTACTTGGCTTCCAAAAGGGTCTTTAAATTGACTCTAGAGATACAACAATTGAAATGCAAGACTTTAAATTGACTCTAGAGATGCAACTAACCTGGCAGCGACATGGGATGCAAGGACCAACTTGTCCAGATTCATCTGTAGAAATGCCTCGGTCACTCTGTTACCGGCTTTGAGCACTATACTCATGAAATTGTGGGGAAAGAGATCATTGAGAATTACACCTATACCAGAAAGGTGAGAAGGCTTTGAGCACTATACTCATGAAATGTTTTTGCACTAAATAAATTGTGAATAGCATCATCCTGCAATCAAGAACATAgaacatttaaaagaaaataacaaaataaatataaatcattTAATAAAAAAGAGTGAAAGACTGGGTTGCGACAAGATTCATGTAAACCTGAGTATTGAAAAAAATAGTTGCCAGATCATTGTATTCATCCTTATCTTTGGCACAATAAAACTGCACAAAGCATAAAGTTGGATgagatataaaatacaaaactaaTAAAATATGCCAACAACACAACCGATAATCATTACTATGACAACCTAAAGAATAGAAAGCATTCCTAGATAGGTCATCCTACAAATGCCTCTTTAACAGGAGGTGAGTTGTACTCACGCAAGCATGCATGCACAGATGCACTAAGGCCATTATGTTGTTGTTCACCATGAAGGTATTTTTATACAGGTGAGCTGGACTGCATTTTCTTAGAAGCTACCATCCAAAGGAAATGACTGAGGTTATCAAAGATATAAGGCACACTTCAATAATCTGCAACAATGAAAAATAACAATAACAATCAAATTTGAAGTAGATAACATAGAAGAAGAAAATTCTGCATCCAGGGAAACATGTTATGTTCATAGGCAATCCCATGATCAAAATAGGCTTAATATAGTTGGAAATTATTTTCTAGCCTATCTCTATGCtttgaatgaaaagagagagagagagagagagagagagagagagagagagagagagaggagaaaatgaagaaatattggaaaaaaaaaaaaaaaagaagaagatcgcAAAAAGGGTTTGTtttttaagattgaaaaaaataatgGAAAAAAGGTTTTCTTTACCTGTATTGGCATGTGCAGGCCTACATCTGTACCAACATGACCTGTGTCATCCAATATAGGTCGATACCAGCCACTAAGGGCCCTGATTTCAGGTCATCCATTATACCCCCACATCGCAAGTTGAACCAATATGGTTGTTATTGCAACAACCAAGCAAGAATAACAGAGCAATATGATTTTTGACAGCATTTCAATCAATGTCAAAACAAAGACTGACCATCTACATGATTAAATACAATGAAATaatcatggatatatatatatatatatatcacacttCTCAAAAATGTGCTTGCTAATTAGCAAGAAATATGTAACTTTAAAGCAACGCAAAACAAAATGAATAAATGCATTGAGATAAATCATGGGGAGCATAACATGAGAAACATCTAATATTTCTACAAACTAAGGCTCTTGACACTCGACGGGATTTGAAAGGGATCAATAACAACACTCCTTCAATTTTAAAGACAAGGAAAATGCTTGACCTATCAGTCTAGAAGGCATAACTATCCAATCCCATAACCCCAAAATCTAGGCTAAACTAGTCAGataagaaatttacaaaattaccAAACTGTGGCATGCATAAAATTCAGTCTTGACAGGAATCAAGTGCTTACTTGTCCAACTAAAGAAGCAATACAAGCACCAGTGTGAACAAGAGGGCCTTCCTTACCCAAAGCAAGCCCGCCTCCCACTGAACTAATGCTTCCAAATAACTACAAACCCAAAAGACAAAAATGTGCGTGCAAACACATTAGAATCAGGTCATAATTTAAGATCTCAGCAAAAGAAAAAAGGTAAAACAACCAGACCTTTCCAATCAAAGTTCTAAAAAGGAGTCCAGGTGTATTAATGCCTGCATATTCATTTACATTTACGTCAATCAGAATTGTCCCAAAATAacactgaaaataaaaaaaaattaaaaaataataattttttttaaaaaaacagcaATTAATGAGTAATGTACTCACCGCTCAAGTACCCCTTAATTTCGGGAATGCCAGATCTTGCCGCTGCCAGTGCAAATTGTGTGACAATAAACACATAAGATAAAACCAAAGCCAGGTTGATCAATATGTACACAATGAAACCCGCAATGTACGAGCTCTGTATTATTTTGAAGGTTGCAGCAAACTTCCAGCCAGCGAAGTTCTCAACAGCTAGATTGATAAAAATGGCAGCTAATCCAGTACCTAAAGAGTGATAAAACATCAAATGatatcaaaagaaataaaatttccACAATTAAACTAACTGAAAATTGAGAATAAGAAACTATTCAAGCTCACATAAACCGAACAACCTCAGCTCTTGCTTACAGAGAAGAAAACTCCATTCTCACCGATGCCAGTGAACAATGAAAAGAACCATTTCACCATCACATAATATCCGGTGTACAGGTTTCCTCTCTGTGCCTATCATCGGATCTCAAAATAAAATGGAGAAATCAGGAAAAAATTGCAAAATTGTATTTAGTTCTCCTCCAAAACCGGATTAAAACCCTGATACTCGACCCGTTCTTCCCTGTAGGCGTAATTCTCAATGATCTCGTAGTCTAGGCTCTCAACACCACCTCCACCATTGATCCTCGCCGTGACCTCCGCATCATCCTGTTCACATTGCTGATTTCTAGAAGGATTGATTCTAGGGGTTTGGTCTGTTTGATTGGAGGAAAAAAAGTGCCCTGAATCCAGTGCATATAGAAGGTAATAGTGGTAAAACCtagatttctagggttttttttgcAAGCGGGATGCAGAGAGGAGGCGCGGGTTCGTGAGGGGAGGGTTTGGGAGAGGAGAGGGTTCGGGAgtgagagaaacagagagagagaccGTCCgagggtttttgtttttttacacgGCCTGAGAATGGGAAAGTGTTGGGTAAATATAAAATAGggtacatttttattttatttttacatctgACACGGTTTGAAACCGTGTAAAATTCAGAAACGACCTTAGCCGTTCCTGAACCAAATATGTATCCGTACCAAAATTACAATTTTAGTGTAGTGCAACctgatttaaattaattttaaactcGTTGTATACGAATCTAGTGTAGACATGGCGTGTATTACGAGATTTCCACTAATCAACTGAAAACTCGAATAGAAATTCACAAAGAGAGAGACCAGGACCTTTGAATCCACTGCTAATTATCCTTAACATCTTTTTCACTTATTGGTTCACTCAAATTCATATTGACCTAAGAAAACTAAATAAAGTCCAACCTATGTCCTAGTTTAGGCACACGAATTGTGTAATTCTATAAGAATACAATGAGCTTTCCATAAACAATTATTATTCCTAATGCAAGTATTTCAATGGTCATGCAAATACAAGTAACAAGAATCAATTAACTTAATCAAATTCACATTCATCATCTATTATTGTAATCAAACAACACAAACAATGAAATTGGGGAAAATCTCATGGATTACAATTTTCCTTCCATGGCCAATCATGGAAAATTATAAATCATATTTCTTTCTTGAAAGGAAACccgttcatggtcagacacaggCACACCTAATGTTTCAATTCCAAACAATACCCTCATGGATTGGGGAAATCTagaaaaaaattttcttttgattttgctATTAATCGACTAGAGAAAGAAATAATATTATTAATGTCAGATAGAATCAATAAACATCAAGGGTTGTTCAAATCAGGAGCTTCATCTTAGCCCTAGCAAACAATTTAGCTATCCATGGTGTAAATTAGATAATcaaaatataagaaaattgaaaaactaAGTTGTGAAATCATCTCCAAGGAAAGGTCTTGTCTTgtctcttcttctcctctctttttttttttcttttttttttgttagcttgttagtacacccactgtcagttcacacttcactgttagccacccccactagggaatcgatactaagacctcagtgttcTTCTTCTCCTCTGTTTAGCTAGCAACACAACAAATCTTCCAACAATCCAACAATCCAGCAACAGTTACCTCCCAATGTTCcttctctggtttttttttttctcctccaCCTTGCAGCAACCCTTGGCTTTATAGCTTGTCTGAACCTCGACAATGGAAACCACCTCTCACTTTGTAATTCTAGTTCAttctccttttattttttattttcttccaaaATACATTAGGGTGATTCACAATGAGGATCGTCTACCATATTCTAGGCAACTTATTTGCCTAAATGGATCATTGGCATGACCAGTGGATAATTAGAACTCAAAAAATGCTTAAACATTCATTGATTATATTTTGATCGTATGGTCTATTGACATCTCATATTCCTACCAAATTTAGACTCAAGACCTAACTTCATGTGCTCTTCAAAGTGGACAGATCAGATGGCCCACATTGAATCTCAAATTTCAATGAAAAatttcaagggatgatgatgATATCAGCATGTGTCATGTGTTAACTTAggcatgattttatttttttaaagaaaattgctTGCTTTTATTTTTCTGCCTATAACTTCCTTCACGGTTGTCGGATTGGAGTGAAACTTGACACACAGAAATTTATCGACACACTCTACACAATGGTATAAAAATCAGCTCAAGATTCTGCTCCAAGAAAATGTCAAAATTTTAATGTCAGTGTATAGAGCGTTTATGCATTCCTACTATACTCCAGTCCACACATTATTACCATCCAATCTGGACCATCTGGCATACTCGTGATACTATTTTAACCGTTCGGCCACAGTCTTATTTCAGAATTTTATAttcaacatatgtgtagccaCCTAGATTTCTAAATAATTGCAATCTGatttatccattcattttcttcaccTAATAAAATTCCACAACCTGCCTTGGACGATTTCCTAAGAGTTGGACACAGATTCACAACTCATCTCGACTATTG of the Magnolia sinica isolate HGM2019 chromosome 7, MsV1, whole genome shotgun sequence genome contains:
- the LOC131251402 gene encoding chloride channel protein CLC-d-like isoform X3; protein product: MVKWFFSLFTGIGTGLAAIFINLAVENFAGWKFAATFKIIQSSYIAGFIVYILINLALVLSYVFIVTQFALAAARSGIPEIKGYLSGINTPGLLFRTLIGKLFGSISSVGGGLALGKEGPLVHTGACIASLVGQV
- the LOC131251402 gene encoding chloride channel protein CLC-d-like isoform X1 → MVKWFFSLFTGIGTGLAAIFINLAVENFAGWKFAATFKIIQSSYIAGFIVYILINLALVLSYVFIVTQFALAAARSGIPEIKGYLSGINTPGLLFRTLIGKLFGSISSVGGGLALGKEGPLVHTGACIASLVGQIIEVCLISLITSVISFGW
- the LOC131251402 gene encoding chloride channel protein CLC-d-like isoform X5 encodes the protein MVKWFFSLFTGIGTGLAAIFINLAVENFAGWKFAATFKIIQSSYIAGFIVYILINLALVLSYVFIVTQFALAAARSGIPEIKGYLSGINTPGLLFRTLIGKLFGSISSVGGGLALDY